The genomic window acatggacctgggaggctcacagggatattggtatccacagtactctgttcttacccctgggcaacatggacctgggaggctcacagggatattggtatccacagtactctgttcttacccctgggcaacatggacctgggaggctcacagggatattggtatccacagtactctgttcttacccctgggcaacatggacctgggaggctcacagggatattggtatccacagtactccaccaattatacatttttcaacctcacaccaacaacaaaaaaagtgttgacataaatgcactgtattttaagCTTTGAAATGGCAAAGTTTTCTATCTGCCTCACGGCAATTATTTtagaattgcaggatattagcttTAAAGCTGCAAAAAGAAAACATCTATCTGCCCCATGACAAACTGTTCCTTCCCAGGGGCCGGGCCGTGGTTCGTCCGACCATGCACTGCCAAAGTCATAGTAAAACACCCGTATGCTATTTATCTCACTCGAGTTGTGATATGAGGTGGTCCCTGGtgaatttgctatcacaaaaggggtccccggccccaaaaagtttgagaacccctgtTTTAAGATATGTGATGTCTCATTTAAAGCTAGTAGAGTATGTGCAGTATATCATGTGAATAGTGGtacatacactgactgtacaaaacattaggaactctctctccatgacatagactgaccaggtgaaagctatgatcccttattgatgtcacctgttaaatctacttcaatcagtgtagatgaaggggaggagacaagttaaagaagaatttataagccttgagacaattgagacatggattgtgtgtgtgccattcagagggtgaatgggcaagacaaaagatttaagtgcctttgaacggagtacggtagtaggtgacaggcgcaccggtttgtgtcaagaactgcaacactgctgggtttttcacacaacagtttcccgtgtgtagaGAATgggccaccacccaaaggacatccagccaacttgacgcaactgtgggaagcattggagtcaacatgggccagcatccctgtgaaacgctttggacaccttgtagtccatacCCCGACACATtaaggctgttttgagggcaaaagggggtgcaacttaattttaggaagttgttcctaatgttttgtacactctgtgtatgtgtgagtgagaaTAGCTCTATGTAAGTGGTGGTAGGTGTGTCTTAGTGAGAGTGggtaggtctgtctgtgtgtgtcggaCCTGGCGGTAGGTGGCCCACCAGCACTGGGCCTGTCTGCAGCTCTGGGCGGGGGGTCTGAAGGTGGGGTGCATGTGGAGGCGAGACAGGGGCGTGAGCTGCACTGCAGTCAGGGGATCCGGGAGGATCTGCACATTGGCCTGTTTGATCCTGAAAgagattagacagagagagaattggGTGCTAGAGTTCACAGGTAAATACAGACAGTGAATAAACCCATAGGTACATACTACGCATTTAGTTCACAGGTAAATACAGACAGTGAATAAACCCATAGGTACATACTACGCATTTAGTTCACAGGTAAATACAGACAGTGAATAAACCCATAGGTACATACTACGCATTTAGTTCACAGGTAAATACAGACAGTGAATAAACCCATAGGTACATACTACGCATTTAGTTCACAGGTAAATACAGACAGTGAATAAACCCATAGGTACATACTACGCATTTAGACTACAGATCAAAAGCGTCCTTCAtgatgacagggagagagagacagagaaaggagatAGAAAGACAGAAATGACAGAGACAGTCGGCGACAGAGAGAAACacggaaagagacagagagatgtatgACTTGACACCATGAATGGGAAGAGATACCACTTTCCTTCCCCATCAAATGtatcaaaaaaatgtaaataatgacTGGGCATTTAGTGAGAGATGTGCTCCGAGTAGGCTTGGGTGATATTATGATATCATTGTCTGTCGACTATGATTGACAGCCATTGTCGATGATGATGACATAGCGATGAGACAGACGAAGGTTTCGCATATTTGAACTTCACTGGCACCATGCAGTAAAACATTTAGTGTCGCAGAGCACAGCAGGGCAGCACGCAAGTGACATTCCGAGTAAGTTGACTATTCCTATAGCCTGTTCCAATAAATATGTTATATAGCAAGAGAGGAATGCAggccagagagagcagagaattCACCAAAGCAGCGCAAAATGCCCAGTCAGAAAATACTTTCTCTGTCAGATGCATGGGCATAATGctatagtgtgtctatagtgtctTCGGTCCAGCTGTTTTAAAAGAATGTAGCCTATATTCCCTTCTCTCCATTTGATAGCCTTCAGTCATATTGATAGCCTAAGTTTAATAATGTTATGAATGGCTTTCTCCCGGTCAAACAATGAATATAACAGAGTTCTATCTCAAAAGTTCATTGAATGGCATAAGGTAAAAACATAAGGTAGCCAAAGGTCTAATAATGAGAGAACAAACAATATCAATAGCCTATAGAAAAATCGAATGACAAGTTTAAGCTTATTAAAGGTGCACTATCCAGAATTCGCTgcgtcatttcctggttgctaaaattcaaatagtttgcctaatttcagtttatgtgacaaaacaagcaagtattgTGTAGAATCTAAACCgcagtgaaatatattttcaataacgaaaagtattgtattttcagcttatctaatcagttattgttttcttgcTCAAGCCGCGCGCAACATCTGTCAAACTCAGACATTTCTCCcaaaacacagggatgtcgaTTTGCACGGGACTAGCATTATCAAAGGACATTGGAGTTTGGtcgttaggctgttggtcgaccgagattgtTTTAGTGAaacatctttatttttactattttctacattgtagaatatgccaagagtgtgcaaacctgtcatcaaggcaaagggtggctttttgaagaatctcaaatataaaatctatttagatttgtttaacactcttttggttactacatgattccatatgtgttatttcatagttttgatgtcttcacaattattctacaatggagaaTAAGCTCAGACTgagatgaaggttcaccttccaacaggacaacgaccctaagcacacagccaagacaacacaggagtggcttcgggacaagtctctgaatgtctttgagtggcccagccagagcccggacttgaaactgatcggacatctctggggagacctgaaaaaaagctgtgcagcgacgctccccatccaacctgacagagcttgaaaggatctgcagagaagaatgggagaaactccccaaatacaggtgtgccaagcttgtagcatcatacccaaaaagacctgaggctgtaatcaatgccaaaggtgcttcaacaaagtactgagtaaaaggtctgaatacttatgtaaatgtgatatttcagtttttttatttgtgatacatttctaaaaatctgtttttgttttgtcattatggggtattgtgtgtagaatgatgggggaaaaactatttaattaattttagaacaaggctgtaacctaacaaaatgtggaaaaagtcaaggggtatgaatattttagcaccagtagtacatttaccattAATTCCTATAATTtttaatctacaatgtttgttactttggttacggtcatttattttaatgcattcaatattattattccagtcttcccATTATTATTGTCGGAGTGGACATattgtttgcagagtgcacaacctatgctacacttgtgagaaacacgttttggtttgtttcattCCATTTATGAGTTTTGTAAATgtagtcattgtcttttgtttggagcgcttctgtgaatgttgagtaaggacgcgcaCGCATAGCAGtgggcctataggctacctggcctgcacgCAAATGTAGgaatataaatgtgcccatttggggatctgattgGCTTAACGCACCATCACTATTGACCTGTGGAGCTTCTGAAAATAaggttttcttcacctcaaacagcaagcaaacaaagcctgtttttacatccattgagaataaCAATAGTTtctcaatgtatttaaaaaatctttccagctctctccctttcgataaccactcagcgtgaaagggaaaaatgtcatgctctgatccagtggaaacatgataaaataggcctacctgattacttcttatcagtgcttaacttggactgaaataggttccagtactcattttgggtgctggtactgtttagaTTTATgtacaggagctccacaataatttttagctaatattctataagagaaacaggagctcaagcagtagaacatttgaggtgatGGTACTCAGCTCCgatgagctcctgcccaagtcaagcactgcttcttatcccttgcgcaaatagcctacagctgtgtctgtcccaagCTCACTGGCATGgaaaactctgagggcccagaatattttatacaatgttgaaaGACACTAAAGTAAGTGCAAAAAATTTGACAacacaattaactttttgtcttgaatacaaagtgttatgtttgggtcaaataACAACATGACTAAGTACTACTctcaatattttcaagcatagtggtggctgcatcatgttatgggtatgcttgtaatcattaaggactatggagtttttcaggataaaaaaagaaatggaactaagcacaggcaaaatcctagaggaaaacatggttcagtctgccttctaccagacactgggagattaattccccTTTCAgtagaacaataacctaaaacagaaggccaaatctacactggagttgctttccaagacagtgaatgttccttagtggccgaattacagttttgacttaaatctacttgaaaatctatggcaagacctgaaaatggttgtctagcaatgatcaacaatcaacttgacagagctttaagaattttgaaaagaataatgggcaaatgttgcacaatccaggtgtggaacgctcttagagacttacagctgtaatcgctgccaaaggtgcttctacaaattattgactcagagatgtgaatacttacgtaaatgagatatttctgtaaacctttccaaaaatatgttttcagttcatcattatggggtattgggtgtagatggATTAAATGCATTTATTTCTtaaccattttgaattcaggctgtaacacaagaacatatggaataagtcaaggtgtatgaatacgttctgaaggcactgtatgtgctttTGTCAGTATATATATTGTTTAAAAGGCTAGTATATTATATCACCTCCCCATAGTGTCTAATATGCTTTTCTACCAAAATGATAAAAATAATGAGTTTGCCATCTTGTGGAATAACATGCAAAATATTTGTTGCTCATTCATACTGTACATAAAGGCCATATCCGAGTAGCCATACTTGCATTCTAAATAGTAGGCTTTAGGGTATGTGAAAATAGAACGTTTTATAGTATGTGACATTTTTTTCATTGAGTATGTTTTAAATGCCTGGATGTCATACTAATTTCagcttttcatctagtagaatttgctgcacactattgaggaagagaatcgTAGTTTTACACCCACGTGTGTTTGataacagctgataatcagaatAAGGGACGCGCTCTACAAAAATGTACAAATGGCGGGGAACAAGTGCGATTGAGCAATAGATGACACCTTCTCAGTATGGATGAGtagtatgttgatatttgttgcttaATACATGTGTTTTTATTAAACAGTAAGATCTAGTATGCAGTATTATTTGTACACTGTATgtagttttagtaagtagtaggcaagacgGATTTCGGACAAGGACCATCTCTACTTATAAGGCCATGAAGATAATAATGCCTTTATGAAAGTGAGAATGATGATTACATTTAGAGATGAGGCTCAACTGACAGACAGATTGGATAGATTTTGGTCTTCTGTCTATAAGCTGTTTTCCTCATTACTATGCCCAGGTTCTACGAGGTTTCAGGTGGTTCTGTTCAGTAACATTTAGTTCCTCTCACCCATCTGCCTGGGTTCTGATCTCATGGACCTTGAACCGCTGCCGTCCAACTGCCTTCACTTTGACAGTCTCGATGCCGTACTCCTGCTCCTCCCGATAAGCATAGATTTCAGCTGTCGTCCCAAACTCTGCATGCACCTCGCCTGTGTCACTGGAGGGTGAGGTGAGGGGTACAGACAGCCACACACATCTAATTAAGAACACCCTACTGTGATCACACACACGACACCAGTCCAATGCATTcaaatcagtggtgtaaagtacttaagtaaatatACTTTAAACTACTAATAAAGTAATTtctgggggtatctgtactttacgatttatatttttgacaacttttacttcactacattcctaaatataATCATGTAATtttaactccatacatttttcctgacacccaaaattatttgttacattttgacaggaaaatggtccaattcacacacttatcaagagaacttccctggtcattcctactgcctctgatctggtggactcactaaacacaaatgcttcgtgttatagtgtgcccctggccattcgtcaataaaaaataaattatgccgtctggtttgcttaatataaggaatttgaaatggtttatacttttacttttgatagatACGTACATTTGAGCAATCCATTTCCTTTtgataagtatatttaaaaccaaatactttcactcaagtagtatttttacttctacttgaatcattttctattaaggtatctttacttacttatgacaattgagtactttttccaccactgattcaAACATGGGACTGTGCATTATcaggctgaaacatgaggtgatggcgttgGATGAatggcattcaaattgccatcgataaaatggaattgtgttcgttgtccgtagcttatgcctgcccatatcataacaccacccccaccatggggtactctgttcacaacattgacatcagcaaagtgCTCAAATTTGTTGATAAAATGTGGGACATGATTGTTTGGTTACGGGACAAAGGGCCAAAATGCAGGGCTGTCCGGCATGTGATCACCCTAAACAGAGCCCAttcccactctctcctcctccttctctccctcccttcactctATACCTGTGTGCGAGCACAGCAAAGGTGCGGTCTCTCTGGATGATGTTGCGCATCATGCTGACCTCCTGCGGTCTGAAGAGCTGCAGCGGCAGGGTCTGTCCAGGGATAAGCATGACAGCTGTGAATGGAAGCACTGGGATGATCTGGCAGCTGTCGTCATCGTGCACCGTACGTCCATGAAACTCCTCCATGTCTGAACCCAGGTACTGGGAGGGGGGCCGAAGCATTAGTGCAGTGTAGAAAACCAAGAACTGTATACTCAGTGATACAGCTGAACAATACTTTGTAGATGTAAATATGAAACCCACAGCATGTGAAGTTGGAAGACTCGGGTCAAAGTTTATGCTTGGTTTTTCTGcatcctctgtctccatctcttcattttCTGTAAGAATAATAGTCAAAGTGGCCATAGGAAAGCAAATATGTACTTTCACTTTTAATTGCCCCATTGCAAAACAATTTCCTGAGTCATTGCGTTGACAATAACCTGTTGGACATGAAGCATTTGGAAGATAATCACCTTTGATCACAGACCAGAAAACCTAGGTTTGGCAAGCTAGTATTAGTAGACTGACATTACTAGCAGCTGGGAATTAAATTACATTAGCATGtatggtagctagctaacgagACATTTTACACAGTTATGTAACAAGCAAGATATATTTTAATGAAACAAGCAATCAATCCGTGAAGATAAAATTAGCTTCACTGCGACAGTGATTGAATGAGCTCATTATGCTGTCACATTAAGTATGGCCTCGTTTCTTTGAATACAATACAGATGCGTTTAAGGTCCTATTACAATAACCAACGTATGCTTCAGTACACTAATCTACCAATGCAATTAAAGACGTTTGTACCGGGTAAGAGTTGTAGCCGATTGCCCATGTTGATATTGTCGCCTCCAACCTGGTCGTCGGCCATAGCCTGTGGTTTTCTATAGCAGGGTAAGCATCCAAAACGACTCACTGTCGGGCCCAAGTGGATGAAGTTAATCTTCCCACAATTATGCATTTTGGGCCTTGGAATTAGTTTAGTGCTAGACATGTTCCCATTAGTTTGGCCCAGAAGTCCACTAGATAAGAGCTCCGAAACCGACTGTTCATTTGATCTAAACCCCTAAGCAATTGTATTTTTTCATAGTACTATTAAATGACATTTGTGCAACTGAACAGGCGCCATTGTTTATATCCATACCCAAGGCATTTCATACTCCACAGCTGTAGATAGTTTGTCAACCTAAGTCAGCTGCAACAGGGTTTCAAGAGTTTCCTCGTGTTCTCATAACATAAGAATTTTACTGTAGGTCTAACACACGTGGTGCATGTGGCTTGAAAGACATGACCAATAAATCAATTAAAAGGGAGCAATGTAGTTAGTAAACCAAAGATTTATTATGGTCTTTACAACAAATCAGCTGTGCAGGGCAGATGGTATAAGGCCAGAATTAAAAACGACTGAAGATTCAATTCTCAAGTCTTCCTCGCCATTCTCCAGTGGTCGTCAGCCAGCAGCCATTTGATGAGTTGAAGACTTGGTAGCCGGGATCTGTCCTTTACACCATTGCAACATTTGCTTCAGACGACCACGTTCAGCTCTTGGCACATCATGGACTGCAGACTTCAGTCACCAGAGAGGGCTTGGAGATCACAGCTGTAGGGTATGGATGGGCCAGTCTACTTAGATCTCTGCCTCATCTTTCGCCTTTTACGCTTCAGCCTACAGACAAGAGTTTCAATGAGTGAACAGCACTACATACCAAACTACTCAGCCATATCAGTTGAGATTGTTAAAGTCCCTACAGTTAACTTTGCACTGATCAAGTCTCCACCTGTACTCAATGAGAAAAAGTGTACACCCAGAATTGAACTCAATGAGCCTGAAATTGTGCTAAGCATGATTCTCAGTCAAACTCAAGTCCAGCCAATCTTGCAGTGTATCAGTTGCTCTGTACACTCAAAGCATCATGTTTGGCTAATGAGAACTTGTACCATTCATATCCAATGTATGAATTAAGGCAATGAATGATTCTTACCTGCGCATACGCTTCTTCCTCCACTGTaagaaaacaaaaatacaacCTTGTCAAGTGAAAAATTGACATTCAAAACAAGCAAAGTATTTTGTTAACATACTGTTAACAAACAGTGAAGTTAAACATGGCACTGTCCCCACGTTTCATGAGCCAAGAATTAACAAAAAGCTAATTGCTCTCATTTTGTGGACAAATGTTGACATTCGTtgcgagcatttctccttcgccaaaaTAATCCACTTGACTGTAGCATATCAAGCCTATTAAACATAATCAAACATGTGGGCGGGCAAGTgcccctgtccagtcatgtgaatGCCAAAGTTTTGGGCCTACCTCCATAAAAcgtgttgaaattgttgcatgccgCGTTAACATTTATGTTCAGTAACGTTATATATATAACGCAATAGACGAGGCTAACCCTGAGACAGACTATCCTACTAGTACACCAGTTAAGTTATAAAATAAAGGAAGCTAGAGAAAGGTTCGTCTGGCGTTAGCTAGCCACTGACGAGTACTGACAAAGAGCCAAACAAAAACCCGCCAATAAGTTGATATTCATCAATTTACCTTTGCTCTCATCTTGTGGAGATGTGTCTGcaataaaatatataataaagtTGTTAGATGCAATGGATGCCAACAATTTATTCCACATTCGTTTGGATTCGTTTCGGGATAGCGTACAATAAGACTTACCACTAAAGCGAGGACACCAACTTGAAAGAGGATGTGACGAAGAAAGGGGAGGGGCTTTATAGTGCCAACGCAAAAATAACGTCATATTAACTTGCCCCTTGctcagctcagtgctttctgggAGATGTAGGCAGAAACGGTTGAACATAAACTAATATTTTATGTTGGAATTATGCACCTGTGCTCAGGTATGTTTAGTTTGTCTACAACCGTGTAAGTCTATGGGTTCAGTTTGTAATAGAAAGATGTGGCAGACTTAAGCCATAAGACTAACAAAATGGCCACACAAACTATctattcccatagattggaaagcagctgctgtcatccccctcttcaaaggaggtgacactcttgacccaaattgctacagacctatatccatcctaccctgcctttctaaggtcttcgaaagccaagtcaacaaacagattaccgactatttcgaatcccaccgcaccctctccgctatgcaatctggagctggtcatgggtgcacctcagccacgctcaaggtcctaaacgacatcgtaaccgccatcgataagaaacaatactgtgctgccgtattcattgacctggccaaagcttttgactctgttaatcaccacatcctcatcggcagacttagtagccttggtttctcaaacgattgcgtcgcctggttcaccaactacttctctgacagagttcagtgtgtcaaatcggagggcctactgtctggacctctggcagtctccatgggggtacgacagggttcaattcttgggccaactcttttctctgtatacataaatgatgtcgctcttgctgctggtgaatctctgatccacctctacgcagacgacaccattctgtatacttctggcccttctttggacactgtgttaacaaccctccagacgagcttcaatgccattcaactctccttccgtggcctccaactgctcctaaacacaagtaaaactaaatgcaagctcttcaaccgatcgctgcctgcacctgcccgcccatccagcataacttctctggacggttctaacttagaatttgtggacaactacaaatacctaggtgtctggttagactgtaaactctccttccagactcacatcaatcatctccaatccaaagtgaaatctagaattggcttcctatttcgcaacaaagcatccttcactcatgctgccaaacataccctcgtaaaactgaccatcctaccaatcctcgacttcggcgatgtcatttacaaaatagcctccaataccctactcaacaagctggatgcagtctatcacagtgccatccgttttgtcaccaaagccccatatacaacccaccactgcgatctgtatgctctcgttggctggccttcacttcataatcgtcgccaaacacattggctccaggtcatctacaagaccctgctaggtaaagtccccccttatctccgctcactggtcaccatagcagcacccacctgtagcacgcgctccagcaggtatatctctctggtcacccctaaagccaactcctcctttggtcgtctctccttccagttctctgctgccaacgactggaacgaactacaaaaatctctgaaattggaaacacttatctccctcactagctttaagcaccagctgtcagagcagctcacagatcactgcacctgtacatagccc from Salmo trutta chromosome 16, fSalTru1.1, whole genome shotgun sequence includes these protein-coding regions:
- the LOC115150563 gene encoding protein cereblon-like yields the protein MSSTKLIPRPKMHNCGKINFIHLGPTVSRFGCLPCYRKPQAMADDQVGGDNINMGNRLQLLPENEEMETEDAEKPSINFDPSLPTSHAYLGSDMEEFHGRTVHDDDSCQIIPVLPFTAVMLIPGQTLPLQLFRPQEVSMMRNIIQRDRTFAVLAHSDTGEVHAEFGTTAEIYAYREEQEYGIETVKVKAVGRQRFKVHEIRTQADGIKQANVQILPDPLTAVQLTPLSRLHMHPTFRPPAQSCRQAQCWWATYRQRKFHCANMTSWPPWVYALYDSETLMNRVKRQLHEWDENLKDDSLSTNAIDFSYRVAACLPIDDALRLQLLKIGSAIQRLRCELDIMDRCTSLCCKQCQDTEITTKNEIFSLTLYGPMAAYVNSHGYVHETLTVYKASNLNLVGRPSTLHSWFPGYAWTIAQCQICGSHMGWKFTSTKTDLSPPRFWGLTRSAMLPRIPQTGGQEGDEGSRLLCL